The Euzebya rosea sequence CCGCGCTGGGGCGACCCGGCTACATCAACGTCGGCCATGCCGACGACGTCGGCAGGGACCGGTCGGTGGAGGGGATGCGCGACCGAGCGCACGAGGTCCTCGACGTCGCGGTCGCCCTCGGCATCACCTACGTCGATGCGGCCCGGTCCTACGGGCGCGCCGAGGCGTTCCTGTCGTCGTGGTCCCCCGCCGCACCGGTGACGATCGGGTCGAAATGGGGCTACACCTACACCGCCGGCTGGCGGGTCGACGCCGAGGTGCACGAGGTGAAGGACCACTCGCTGGCGACGTTCCGCCGGCAGCGGGCCGAGACCGACGCGCTGCTCGGCGATCGGCTGGGCCTGTACCAGGTCCACTCCGCCACGCTCGACTCGGGGATCCTCGACGACGAGGAGGTGCTGGACGCCCTGCGGGCCGAACCGGTCACGGTCGGCCTGTCGGTCTCCGGACCGGGACAGGCCGAGACGATCCGCCGGGCGCTGGCGATCCCCGACAGCCCGTTCCGCTGCGTGCAGGCCACGTGGAACGTGCTCGAACCCTCGGCAGGACCGGCCCTGGCCGAGGCCCACGACGCCGGGTGGGGGGTCATCGTGAAGGAGGCGCTGGCCAACGGGCGGCTGACGGCCCGTGGGGATCGTCCGCTCGTTGGACCGGCGTCCAGCGACGCGCTGGCGATCGCCGCGGTGCTTGCCCAACCGTTCGTCGACGTGGTGCTGTCGGGTGCCGCCACCGCGGCCCACCTGCGGTCCAACACCCGCGCGATCGACGTCGACCCCGCCGACGTCCCGTCGACCACCCCCGGGGCCCCGACCGACTACTGGGCCCGCCGGTCGGCCCTCGACTGGACCTGAACCCCCGGCGAACCCTGTCGAGGTCAGCGGTCGGGCGTCACGACCTCGACGCTGCCGACGGTGATCGTCCGTCCCCGGTCGTCACGGAAGGCGAAGGTCCCCTCGACGATGACCTGCTGGCCGACGAGGTCCTCGACAGCGTCGGCGGGGAGGATCTCCACCCGGTTGGGCTCGGCGTCCTCGATCCAGTAGTGGAGGGGCTGCTCGGCCATCCGCACGATCCCCCGGGTGCGGACATCACGCCCGTCCCACGCGTCCTGCTCGTCGGCCAACTGTTCGAGGGTGACCTCCTGCACGCCACCGCCGATCCCGCAGCCACCGAGGAGCATCCCCGTCAACGACATCACAGCAACGGCGCGGGTCCAGGAGATCACGCGGCCCAGTGTGCCGTCGTGTGGTCAGGCCACGCGGGACGGGGTCAGCTC is a genomic window containing:
- a CDS encoding aldo/keto reductase; amino-acid sequence: MPTTTLGRGGPTVSRIGLGLAALGRPGYINVGHADDVGRDRSVEGMRDRAHEVLDVAVALGITYVDAARSYGRAEAFLSSWSPAAPVTIGSKWGYTYTAGWRVDAEVHEVKDHSLATFRRQRAETDALLGDRLGLYQVHSATLDSGILDDEEVLDALRAEPVTVGLSVSGPGQAETIRRALAIPDSPFRCVQATWNVLEPSAGPALAEAHDAGWGVIVKEALANGRLTARGDRPLVGPASSDALAIAAVLAQPFVDVVLSGAATAAHLRSNTRAIDVDPADVPSTTPGAPTDYWARRSALDWT